One genomic segment of Helianthus annuus cultivar XRQ/B chromosome 14, HanXRQr2.0-SUNRISE, whole genome shotgun sequence includes these proteins:
- the LOC110890679 gene encoding probable sodium/metabolite cotransporter BASS4, chloroplastic: MAGTVQTLTNLLNPVTGTLHLRSLNSKSNKHSFNVINNSLILTKARSITPTLIIRNHTNSDQIHGNGGADLPARKSGILRFSVVVEPLFSFASNNFLPLALVGGVALGLANPVPGCIAHRYQLSKVSAFGIFIISGLTLRSEDISAAAEAWPVGLFGLVSILLLTPNLSRIILQLHLQPQEFVTGLALFSCMPTTLSSGVALTRLAGGNAALALAMTVTSSLLAIIILPFSISNLIACGLGATVPTGKLFRRLIFTLLIPLILGKAFRESFKGLADFADNNRKLLSVLSVLLLSLVPWIQVSRSRPLLLMVKPAAFLVVVIMGILLHVILLGFNAISIRCLCALSGGSKSIFAKKENSTALLLVASQKALPVLVAVVDQLGCTFGESGLLIIPCIAAHLNQIIMGSILVSYWNKNEDSLDNTKAA, encoded by the exons ATGGCGGGAACTGTTCAAACCCTAACCAATCTCCTTAATCCAGTCACCGGAACCCTTCATCTCCGATCTCTCAACTCAAAATCTAACAAACACTCCTTCAATGTCATCAATAACTCGTTGATACTCACGAAGGCTCGTTCGATTACACCAACACTCATCATTAGAAACCACACCAATTCCGATCAG ATTCACGGAAATGGCGGTGCAGATCTACCTGCTCGAAAATCTGGTATTTTGAGGTTTTCAGTTGTGGTAGAACCTCTATTCAGTTTCGCATCTAACAATTTTCTTCCGCTAG CTCTTGTTGGAGGAGTAGCATTGGGCCTTGCAAATCCGGTTCCTGGTTGTATTGCTCATAGATATCAGTTATCTAAAGTTAGCGCTTTTGGGATATTTATCATATCAG GATTGACGCTTCGTAGCGAGGATATTAGTGCAGCTGCAGAAGCTTGGCCCGTTGGACTCTTCGGGCTA GTCTCTATTTTATTGTTGACTCCCAACCTTTCCAGAATTATCCTGCAACTTCATCTCCAACCTCAAGAATTTGTTACGG GCCTCGCTCTTTTTAGCTGTATGCCTACAACATTATCAAGTGGAGTTGCTCTAACCCGG CTTGCTGGAGGAAATGCTGCATTGGCTCTTGCAATGACCGTAACATCTAGTTTGTTAGCTATTATTATT CTGCCGTTTTCCATATCGAATCTGATAGCTTGTGGACTAGGGGCAACTGTCCCAACTGGAAAATTGTTCAGACGACTTATCTTCACACTTTTGATACCTTTGATTTTGGGAAAG GCTTTTCGGGAATCCTTTAAAG GTTTGGCAGATTTTGCTGACAATAACCGTAAGCTCTTATCCGTGCTGAGTGTATTATTACTCAGTTTG GTCCCATGGATACAGGTAAGCAGATCAAGGCCCCTGCTTCTAATGGTTAAACCTGCAGCTTTTCTTGTAGTTGTCATCATGGGAAT ACTTCTTCACGTCATACTATTAGGTTTCAATGCAATATCAATACGGTGCCTGTGTGCGCTATCTGGTGGTAGCAAATCGATTTTTGCAAAGAAGGAAAATTCCACTGCCCTGTTACTAGTTGCTAGTCAG AAAGCATTACCGGTGCTGGTTGCAGTGGTGGATCAACTAGGTTGTACGTTTGGCGAATCGGGTTTACTCATCATTCCCTGTATTGCAGCACATTTAAACCAG ATCATAATGGGCTCTATTCTCGTAAGCTATTGGAACAAAAACGAAGACTCCCTTGACAATACGAAGGCTGCATAA
- the LOC110890681 gene encoding probable aspartyl aminopeptidase — MAAIARLHFLHHSSSVLKPSSISSKLQLSNSSSFFCNPNFLRNNTRIRKLHLTTSLCSNSNPTPENSPANGPGGSIVGDLLDYLNESWTQFHATAEAKRQLVAAGFHHLSENDDWELKPGGRYFFTRNMSCLIAFAIGEKYSVGNGFYVIAAHTDSPCLKLKPKSALSKSNYLMVNVQTYGGGLWHTWFDRDLSVAGRVILRASDGSFQQKLVKVKRPLLRVPTLAIHLDRTVNQDGFKPNLETHLNPLLATKHDDASPDAKDKSKSYHHPLLMQILSEELGCEVDDIANIELNICDTQPSCLGGANNEFIFSGRLDNLASSFCALRALVDSCGPKDLSAEHAIRMVALFDNEEVGSDSMQGAGAPTMFQAMKRIIDSLANQYIRESIVERAIRQSFLVSADMAHGVHPNFMDKHEEHHRPELHKGLVIKHNANQRYATSGTTAFLFKEVGKIHNLPTQDFVVRNDMGCGSTIGPILASGIGIRTVDCGIPQLSMHSVREICGKEDIDIAYNHFKAFYQTFSSVDRKLNVD; from the exons ATGGCAGCCATAGCTCGGCTGCACTTCCTCCATCACTCATCATCAGTTCTTAAACCCTCCTCTATCTCATCCAAACTTCAACTATCCAATTCATCGTCCTTCTTCTGCAACCCTAATTTCTTACGGAACAACACTCGTATACGCAAGCTCCATCTCACTACTTCACTCTGCTCCAACTCCAATCCCACTCCCGAG AATTCTCCAGCCAATGGACCGGGTGGATCAATAGTTGGTGATCTTCTGGACTATCTCAATGAGTCCTGGACTCAGTTTCATGCTACAG CGGAAGCAAAACGACAACTGGTTGCTGCTGGATTCCATCATCTCAGTGAGAATGATGACTGGGAGCTTAAACCTGGTGGACGCTACTTCTTCACTCGGAACATGTCCTGTTTAATTGCCTTCGCCATTGGAGAAAA GTACTCTGTTGGTAATGGTTTCTATGTAATTGCCGCACACACCGACAGCCCGTGTCTGAAATTGAAGCCGAAATCTGCACTGTCGAAATCCAACTATCTTATGGTAAATGTGCAAACGTATGGTGGTGGATTATGGCATACTTGGTTTGATAGAGATTTAAGTGTAGCTGGAAGAGTTATATTGAGAGCCAGCGACGGCTCGTTTCAACAAAAGTTAGTCAAAGTCAAAAGACCTCTTTTACGAGTGCCTACACTTGCCATTCATCTTGACCG TACGGTTAACCAGGACGGTTTTAAGCCTAATTTGGAGACTCACCTTAACCCATTATTAGCAACAAAACATGACGATGCATCCCCAGATGCAAAAGATAAAAGTAAATCCTATCATCATCCTCTACTCATGCAG atcTTATCAGAGGAGTTGGGGTGTGAAGTTGATGACATAGCGAACATTGAACTAAACATATGCGATACACAGCCTAGCTGTCTTGGAGGTGCAAACAACGAGTTTATATTTTCTGGACGATTAGACAATCTTGCTTCGAGTTTTTGTGCACTCAGAGCTCTTGTTGACTCATGCGGGCCCAAAGATTTATCAGCCGAGCATGCAATTAGAATGGTAGCACTTTTTGATAATGAAGAG GTTGGTTCTGATTCAATGCAAGGTGCTGGTGCACCAACAATGTTTCAAGCCATGAAGCGGATAATCGACTCCTTGGCTAATCAGTACATTAGGGAGAGCATCGTTGAACGTGCAATTCGTCAATCGTTTCTTG TTTCTGCTGACATGGCACATGGAGTTCACCCTAATTTTATGGACAAGCACGAAGAACACCATCGACCAGAATTGCACAAGGGTCTCGTGATAAAGCATAATGCCAATCAACGCTATGCCACCAGTGGAACGACTGCTTTCCTTTTTAAAGAAGTCGGTAAAATTCATAATCTTCCAACTCAG GACTTTGTGGTAAGAAACGATATGGGATGTGGGTCCACTATAGGTCCTATACTTGCTTCTGGAATTGGTATCCGTACGGTTGATTGTGGCATTCCTCAGCTTTCCATGCACAG TGTAAGAGAGATATGTGGAAAGGAAGACATAGATATCGCCTACAATCATTTCAAGGCATTTTACCAAACATTCTCAAGTGTTGACCGAAAACTGAATGTTGACTAG